The DNA segment gctaatctatgtaaactagttacataagccgaactgtgcgcgcaaaaggcgcaacgggtaaccgtaagagtcctacactattttcctaagtcaatattctttaaataggttgtggtatcagtaggataccttccataatgcccgtaacgagtttaagttgatattatgccccttaggggtttttcggtcattttaaagacttttaaaagaggttttagagttatacaggaaatctgagtttaccgatcagtttataaagttcaaaatactttatttattatttaaaatcagtagcaactggaatcgggtcaaaagaccttatagaactcaagttatggccgaaaagggcacgttcggtatttaccgaaccgttgccataaccgcaggttatgagcaggttaaaaataattaaaaatctttaaaaatcccaaaatattattttacatcagtgagtaaaaggtttggtgtcgaaatccgggtttagataggcgttatgctaattgcgctatttaattactaaggTTTCgcaaattgcgctaattagcataactcatattctggacctcggattgacgtgatattttagggacatgcttagagatcagtaaccaaggtcatgatcctttcacatgtccgaaattctcgttttaatttataaagggcgttacggtcaacttttaagcatttaacggaaatgcgtaaaagactcggacaaacaacgaaccggtcacagaggtttataccatcatgtcacctggtcctaagagagtcctaaggcatatctacattacactaaaacgggtcagaactggagtcaaaacaaaagtcaaacttttgcgacattcggctccgaaccgggtcaatatagcaaatggccggatcaaacaagcttagacgtgttaatacatttattatcatgttttatgagtgttcaaacaggttgcataccatctacattacagattatatgaaaaatcgcaaaatagctttctgttgactttttctaagcatgtttgactcgttatttgaactagttagagtggtgatcagagggaacccttttaggggtttattacccacataaataccaacacataaccatCTTTGATTCGgtaaatcactggaccatttgtgattaaccgttaagtcaaccgttagttacgacggattgacttttaagctaaaactaagcaaaaactaaaccacaaagggttgaacaacttacagaagctttatgcacgaaatgtgaagcttagaatgaagtattgagctccagagatgatcagagatgcaagagaagGTGTGAGGAATACTTGTTGCACAaagtggccttttataggcaatttagatcatcaagatcatcacaacaaggtCTACCCATGCTCCCTGATCATCCACATgtgtcctatagtgctagggagtgattaggggtcgcccatacctctgggaaacccatacattaatgttttaccgctttaaacagccaacatccaactttctgtcgctgggcatcgcttacggaccgtatggcttgggccttgcggtccgtaagcctgtggcggagacaagctaaatctttcacccccttacggtccgtaaggcaggacctttgcggtccgtaagggttgttttcaaatctttttaaatcttttgtaatgattaacgaaatcttcggtaattaataacctgacctttcgggtttgaaggggtaactttgcgatttggccctcggttaattacaattaagggctcgtgccttttacccgtactgttaagcccccggttagttaaattattatccgaaaagccttaactttcattgttgacgcttttaacccctctcgtacgaatttgatcataactttctcgttttaaaacggaacttcgcggaatttatatagtacaatatagtgagcgtattttactgttacaaagcctcgggttcatcatagggtcactcagaggtataattaaacatgttgacacagttaacccctgcagcttgtaatctctcactttcttccgcgtttcgcttccgtacgatccatgatttattcgtttgaaggtacgagcatcgttttaggtttactgtacagtatatttaccctttgttgacatttataaccctcgaatttgcatactttcaaggtttgtcaactttagtcctttatttcatatctaatgccacgtgtgactcatgacacgtgttaacacattattggacacaaaatttcgaggtgttacactgtTTAAACGGGTTGTACGCCATGGAACCCGTGTATGCcggaattgggttatcaaaacccatagGTGGTGGTTGTGGTGCAACTGGATGTGAAGGCCCACCCATTTGTGGATCTTCTTGatgtggcgggtagtggctgccactTGATTGTAGTGGAGAACTAAAATGAAAGTCTCCTGTTCGCGTAGATATACGCGCTCcggttctcctacgccttggtggtTGCGGGGGTGCCGGTTGAActggtggtggcggaggtggtggcgtgactgccacaaaCCTTGGATCCTCAGAgggatcttgttgttgttgttgctgctgctgaggcgaTGAATGGCGAGGAGGTGTATAGTACCATTCGTGCCTGGTAAACATAGCTTGAAAGCTATCTGGACCAACATAGGGTGATCTGTGGAAGGAAGATCCGTCAgagatctctatcgggtggtttggtgtaccACTGGCAGGCTCGAcagggtccgtatcctcgtccatgtcgtCCGCATGATCTCCAGAGAAATGATCTTCTGGacccaatgggttaaaacccactggttcttgtAGGAAGTTTGCCGGGTTAAACCGGCCTCTAAAAACTGGTGTAGGGTCACCAAAAGAGTTGTGCGATAAGGATCGCTGTAATGGTATGTATGAAGGTTGAGGGTTGTTGGTCTCATAATCCGGTTGTGGTCCATAAGGGTTAGGAGGAGTTGAACTGTGTGAGACCGACCGTCTAGccggctcaaagaggttcctccggTTCTGTTGGGGATCGTCACTCTCCGTGGTAGATGGAGCTCGCGCATTCGAAGGTCCAGCTTCATTATTATTGGGGGCGGTGATTGGccccttgcctcttcctcttcTCCTGAAGAATCTTGGCGGCATTTTGTTCGTTCCTGAGCAATATGGCATGagataacaaaacaaaatatatgCAAAAATAAAGGACAATACAATTAAAGTGGAATTTGTCCTATGTTGTAGGTCTAGACTCGAAGTTTAgaattgtgcaattgtgtaactgagattaaacacaaaaggctagtgtttaattcactcagtgttggctctgataccaacctgtcacaccccgatttccatgtgtcaccggtgggcccggtgggggagtattgtgacgtggttggcaacataatagtcaaacaacacaatatttaatatgcacagcggaagcaatttaAAAGATGTAACACAACCGAATTTAattattgtaatatcaagtatcacaacgtTCGATTGTTTATCCACAGATGGATCGAAATAAAATATGAGacaatagttcaacagacttcaggcatcttaagcttgcgagacttctaatgatgctaaggagaaatcccagccaatttcgcttagtacctgcatttaatctttttgggaaaatacgtcagtttacactggtaaatacattcaactgactcattttggaaaaatgattgaaaattggtttggatgcacgagGCATAAACATTTtatttaacttgggagaattatttaatattataatcttgtgaacgaattacatgttacttgtgcgttcagtagcccggatcttgtccgggttaaagatcaatagacacaccacatcatagagttatacactgacaggtgtacgcctacaccccgtgctcaggtcgtggccatctcgtaagatgatgccaaggatatccgggacatggtcattaaccccccaaagactTTAAGTAatcaagactgtttaaacgagccgatcaaattattcaactacccacttaactgtggagattcgatgctcgatcaagcggtacgctatataccgtaacccaagcccgtatagggaaaataagttaaaagtatttacctgagcaatgtataaatcacaataagcaaacgcaagtagcttttactggtcctccttatctggaacgaaggtttataataacctattagaattctaacgggtcttttattaagcttaagcttagaccgactagtttcaaagatacggttcgtacgcctgattaagcgaagaccggatagaatgtgatttagacccgagaAATCCagagacttgtttaatatgggtttattattcacattctggatttcgagataaaaccgttaaggtttaacccgtttcggttaatttatgtaaatttgttacataaaccgaaccgtacgcgtaataAGAGTGACGGGTAGTCATGAGAGctatatacaggtttcctaagttaattaagtctcaaatatgttgtgacatcagtaaggtgtctttcattatgcccgaaacatgtttaaacacaaactaggccccgtaggggtagtttggtcattttaaaggttgtaGAAAGGTTTAGGTGTTtaactgagttacaggtctgttgtaatcagtaaatatactccaATTAATGAGTTATAACAGTAAGATAAAGCATATGTGTGAAAGTTATCGTTTttaaccaaactatgccccgtaggggtattttggtaatttcacataagccgaaaagctcagaactgaagtctgagtttatccacctttgcttactgttaaaaatattataatttgcctcttatatcagtaggtatcaacttGGGTATGTCcaatatgattttaaaacatactatgcgttaaaaacgctaattaaggcgattaaaggccattcccgggttcgatacttaaatctgatatttttacatttccagaaggcttaaaagaatttatttatcatatgtgatcagtagcaaaaggtttggatTCGTTTAGAtatgtaaatctcattttatggcccgtaagggcaaaaccgacattcACCGAATTAAGCCAACGACTATGAGTTATGCTCAacctaaaattaattaaaaatctttaaaaatcccaaaataatatattacatcagtgggtaaaagatttgataccaaaaagtatgtttaactaggctatacgctaattacgccattttattagcataaagcattcattttgcgataatgagcataactcttaatctacaagtcaaactgatgtcaaactttgcatacaagtctatatatcagtaactaaggtttctacacttttatattttcataaatcacgttttaaggtaataagggcataacggtcaacatatgagcaattAACGGAAGCATGCATATTAATCGGTtaactaatgaaccaaggtgtataatcacagagggttgttctaacatgtaacctagtccaattaaagctctgaggcatttctaaaatatgcctaaatgggtcagaactgaaagtcaaagtgaaagtcaaactatgtgactctcggttccgaaccgggtctaaacaggaaGTTGTCGGgtttgaacatgtttagacatgttcttacacttattactaagttataacaatgATCCAACAGGTTGTAAATGATCTACAATGTTAATTATGCATAAACGGTATTTtagacttcctgttgactttttaagtaaagGTTTGACCCGATTTTTGACCTGGTTAAAGTGATGAGCAGGGGAAACCCTTTTGAGGTTTTATTACTCACATAAATACCATCTTATCTCTACTTTTGATTCGATAATTGACTGAGCCATTACttattaatctcgaagtcaaaccgtaattacgacggtttgacttttagctaaataactaagctaaaattAATTTAGAAAGATTAAGACAACTTACAAGGGTCTAATGGATGATTAGGAAGGCCTGGAGAGTGCTCTTGTGCTCCACACTTGATCAGAAGGTTGTTGAGGAATGAATGATCAAAGTGTTGCACTTTGAGAGCCTTATATAGTGCACTAAGACACCACAATGTGTTGACAATTAAGTCTAGGACTAACCACAACATTTCCACAGGTGTCCTACAtgtttaggggttgtttaggggccAAGGGACATGTGGAAAAACTGTTAAATATGGTTTCATGCGCGCAAAACGGGTAACAGCCGGTTTTCTGGTTGCTGGcacttgcttacggaccgtaagccctcccttgcggtccgtaagcctgtcatCAGGCACAAAAATTTGTCGATCTTTGatgttttgaaggggtaacttgagGCTTTCGAATTTGGGACATGTTTTATCAGATTGGGGCCTCTATAAAGTGCTTAATACAGTAACATACCCTACCATCTTGGTATGCTTGCTTGGATTCTTCATAAAAGTACCGAAAACTAAGGGTTACCGTAGGAATTCCTTCGTGGGAGTCCACCAATTGATTCATGAATCATTCATTGCTAATATCCACTGAACTTGAACATACACTAGATGTTTTTAATATGTTTTgagtcttgggatttataacgaGGTCGTTCAGAGGTGTAATAGTTAACATGACGACACTTTTAAATCCTGTCAACCATCTTTAATAAATCCGAGTTTATAACGCTTTTCGTCTTATAAGACACGTGTCGTTATTTTATTTAAcacgaattttcgaggtgttacatactgcaagaaacgactgacaaagtcctccaaattcgagataacttgttgaaagctcggagccgacagaaaagctacgccgatagacgacgcaagccccttgaatttgacgttcgtgactacgtactcctaaaggtatcaccttggaagggtgtggtcagattcgacaagaaagggaaactaccgcctcgatatgttggaccttttaagattctggaaaggatcggaaaagtcgcctacagactcgaactaccggaggaacttagtaacgtccacccgactttccacgtgttAAACCTCTGaaaatgcctggctgagcatgattgaatcgtacctctcgatgacctccaaataaacgaaacactacacttcatggagaaacctgttgaaatcatggatcgccaaaccaagcagctcagacgctcgcgcattcctattgtgaaagtccgatgggaaggcaaacgaggcgcagagttcacttgggaactcgaaagcgacatgaaggcaaagtatccgcaattgtttgttacggcttcggcctaatttcgggacgaaattccctaaacaaggggaggctgtaacaccccagtgttttggaagtcaaagtcaaagtcaagattgaagtcaaaggaggaaaagattgctaatttcaatctgtctctccttgctcaatccctgttttgacttctttgacttatagtCAGTCTATTTaatgtttttacgttagttgtactatgtggagtaattagttaaatcgaagtaatcgaatgtttatcaCTACGAACCGCTTTaggactgtgaataataggaagtaacaatgcgataaagtcagtTAAACGCTAATCAATTTAATCAAATCAACATCACGCTCGCAAACTCGAATAACACATTTTggtgattattatacgtgtgtgtgtgccttatgtgttacttgtgcgtgtttatttatgttatgtgtggtaatcggtcgaatcgcaatcgaaactcCAAACGCAATCGAATTCAATAGCAAACGAATCGCAATCGCAAAGCGAATACGAATTAAGGATGATTatatgttgatatagtatgataattagtggagaagagacagtgtgCGTGTAACACCCATTTATATTTTTAAGAGTTTTAATATAAAAGATACTTAGAAATATATATAAAGTATCTTAGACTACACAAGAACAAGGTAAAAGTTTCAAAGTATCATCTACTAGTTACCTACCGactagtttaaaacatttcaaaacataGTTAACAAAGCCATTTACAACTTCACCATAATTTAAACAAAGTTAAGTTtaatgcggaagcttcaaaatttagtgttcggttcttgaaagCGTGCTTGATCACCATACGGAGTGTCCACATCATTACCTAGAGTCAAAACCATTtataaatgttagttttgacattacAATGAGGTGTATAAACAAGTTCCTGtctgaaaatataaaaaaaaaaaaattttccaGCCTTGACTCTGCCGCGTGTCGCGGCGGAGTTCATTGAATCTTCCGCGAGTCGTGCGGCTTCCGCGTGTCGCGGGGTTTCTAATGGGATCTtccgcgtggcgcgggggagccagttttccagcaggtgcaggttAAAATCCTGCACTTCTGCCCATGTCACaccccgttttccacgtgtctcaccggtgagacacgtggaaaacggggtgtgacaggttggtatcagagccaacgttgagtgaattaaacactaccctattgtgtttaatctcaatgacacaattgcacatacttgagtctagacaataacataggacaaattcggattaatactcctttttgtctttttcttttattattggaatttaaagttttataaagcaggaaaatgccacctgttatattccgaggaagaggaaggggacgaagaggcagaggagaaatcgtgacacatcacgataacgaagctggaccatctggtacaagacatccttcgatgacacggagcgaagaaccacaacgacgaagagatctttacgaacctgcgaggcattccacttcgcacagctcgacgccgtcctaccggcactcctttggaccaaactcagagaatgatcccaacaacccacaaccttccttcatacctctacaacgttcggtatcgacccggaattatgacgaccctactcgatactacataggtcagtttaatccggctgactacatacaggaaccatcaggttttgttccactagggccacaagaccacttttctgaagatcccatggaggaagatgaggatcctactgagccagcgcgtggtacgcccacgcatccgatagaagtctctgatgggtcatccttccatggcacaccctatcagggaccagacagtttccaagcgttgtttgaccgacatgagtggtactacacgccacctcaacagacatctcaacaaccgcgacatccacaggatccctctgaggattcacgctttgtggcagttacgccaccacctccgccaccggcgcaaccagtaatacctgatccgccaaggcgtaggaggacaaatgctcgtatgtctacacgaggaggagggggtattcacttcagcactcctcgacactctagtagtagccactatccgccactacaagaagaaggaccttcaagtcctatacaggaggcgaactccgcaccagttgcacaaaattcgccaccatttgggtatgaccaacccatacctgcttatacgggtccaacggcttacaacccgttcgaaccatcacaagcgcaatacaactacggctatgagcgcgacccatatgtggtgtcggcaagatataatgcgcgctaccctgacggagcacatggaaacatgggaccaccggactactcagctcatgggtatccaatacctcccagacctccagttccgcatcaagcgccacaaccacgattctctcctcctgaacaggaagaaatactccatcgactagatcgtgtggagagagagttcgaggaagagaagaaaagccaccgaggatttctcaagggcttggcaaatctactaaagggcaaaaagaagaaacgtgaccattagcccttaatagctgcactaatgtaatttctattttgaaataagtccctgtgtggacaacttatcgtatttcagtccctacgtggacttatctttagtccttgcatggacatctatcttgtattagtccctgcgtggacttgtcgcttattttaaaaacctctatggaggtatgtactatttgaaagacccgtttagggcaatatgtaatcgtatttgaaattttggaatgtatgttatgagttttgttttaatatgtataaactaaatcaaaaccattccttttaattgatctgcctaaataaagaatcttaaaaggtgaaacctagcttggtgtcttttaaagatccagtcaagatggtacgacctaaatgaaaagattctgattccctgttaacctctgtacgcatgttaacgatcatggcagatgtgattcgttaaaatcacgcacgtcattcttatacaataatcctttaaggatttcaaaacccaactgaatgatttataaatcgtgggttaaatcaccaatgaaggtgatcagtattataaaaaaatccattaatgatgtagtgcctacgggccagtattataaaaacatccattagtgatgtagtgcctacgggccaatattattaaaacatccattggtgatgtagtgcctacgggccagtattataaaaacatccattagtgatgtagtgcctacgggccagtattataaaaacatccattagtgatgtagtgcctacgggccaatattattaaaacatccattagtgatgtagtgcctacgggccagtattataaaaacatccattagtgatgtagtgcctacgggccagtattataaaacatccatttagcgatgtagtgcctatgggccaaccatattaaaaacatccattagagatgtagtgcctacgggccaaccatattaaaacatccattagagatgtagtgcctacgggccaaccatattaaaaaacatccattagaggtgtagtgcctatgggccgaaataattgtcttataaagacaaaaggcagtggtagtctatgactctctgtcaggaagagataaaagaactacggttcaattctctatgcctttgattctatgaaatctcggctaatattataaaacatcctcgtgattaggctttatgccaccaatactatttatatagttgaaataggatatattcaaatcctaatatgtaatgaaataataagttaaccaaatatggtctctgtaccatggttgacaaattttcataaaagacaattatataataatctcctgaataaaattttgttatcttctgtaacagattcaagttacaatggcgg comes from the Helianthus annuus cultivar XRQ/B chromosome 4, HanXRQr2.0-SUNRISE, whole genome shotgun sequence genome and includes:
- the LOC110933809 gene encoding serine/arginine repetitive matrix protein 1-like encodes the protein MPPRFFRRRGRGKGPITAPNNNEAGPSNARAPSTTESDDPQQNRRNLFEPARRSVSHSSTPPNPYGPQPDYETNNPQPSYIPLQRSLSHNSFGDPTPVFRGRFNPANFLQEPVGFNPLGPEDHFSGDHADDMDEDTDPVEPASGTPNHPIEISDGSSFHRSPYVGPDSFQAMFTRHEWYYTPPRHSSPQQQQQQQQDPSEDPRFVAVTPPPPPPPVQPAPPQPPRRRRTGARISTRTGDFHFSSPLQSSGSHYPPHQEDPQMGGPSHPVAPQPPPMGFDNPIPAYTGSMASIEMANSDEINSHPTENIDNARVTLTGAELKALVDDAVTKALERQYEEYSGTRSRTLSTQPSKPPSKKDDPKKDDDRHSSNHSAPSQQVILNRGHREKGCSYKYFVSCKPRDFTGEKGAIDCMTWLDEMDTVVDISGCAERDVVKFVSQSFKGEALAWWRSLIQATGKIPLQRALRNKETEKRKREDDSSRRSNKKHRGNGDTKKGYESKKDGHHSGEKPKCKIARNITLEGADLSRTLRLSQKPMLVVYASPRITKPWIARR